TCGCCTCGTAGTCTGTCTCCCACGGGTTCGCCGACGCCTGGTCGAACTCCATGTCGCTGAACACGAACACCCGCCGCACCATCTTCTCCGCCGGCAGGCCGGCGTCCACGGCCACCTCCAGGATCTTGTCGAACACTGCCTGGAAGTCGGTGTTCATACCCCAATCCATGTTCCGGACGAAGTCAGTCTTTTCGGAAAGGGTGTCGCCCTTGATCATGTGGATGTTCGGTTGCTCGCTGAAGGTGATCACGCGGCCGCGCCACGGGTCGTCGGTGAGCTCGGACACGAGGATGCCAAGCGCGATGCAGACGTCCATGGGCAGGCCGGACATGCTTCCGGACACGTCGCACACGGCCACGCAGCTGTTGAGCTTGCCGAGGGCGCGCATGTCGTCAACCATGCGCTGCCACTGCAGGTCGGCCACTCCGCCGTCGTCCCCATCCTCGCCGAGGGACTCGATGATTTGGTGTGGGAGCAGCGCGCCCGCGGCGATCCGCTTCTTGCCGGACTTGACATCGGCAAGGTATGCGTTGAAGCGCTCGGCGTCGTGCTTGAGGAAGAGGTCCTTGTAGTTCTTCATGGCCACGGAGGCCACGCGCGTGTACACCACGGACTCCCAGGCGCGCGCCGAGATGAACACCTCAGGGAGCTTAAGTGCCGCGCGGAGCGGCACGATGGCGGCTCTGCGGAGGCGCTCGCGGGCGCGGTACGCGTAGTGCGCGTCCGGGAGGTCGTCGCCGAGCTCCGACGACGATCCCCTGGGAAAGAGCCGCCGCGCGATGGCCTCGCAGAGGAGGGTGGAGCGGTCATAGGACGAGTCCAGCGACGGGCACCACTTGGCCGCGAGCGAGAAATCCTTGACATTGCCGACAGACAGCTTGCGCATGTCCTCCGCGAGGAGCTCGGCGAACAGGTCGGCCGTGCGGTCGTGCAGGGACCGGTACGTGGAGTCGCGGCTGTACATCTCCAACGCCCTCGCCGCGGCCTCCGCCCTCTTGGCCCGGCGGGACACCGCGGCCGCGGCCGCGAGCTCCCGGTCACGCTCCAGGCTGGCCGCGACGCGCTCCTCCGACGCGCCGTCGGGCGGCGCGGGCGCGTGGTCCTCGCTGCGTAGCTTGAGGCCGCTCGAGCCGCCGCTCCAGCGGCCTCTGCCCCGCCCGCGGCCGCCGCGGCGTACGAATCCTCCGCCCTCGGCTTCGAGGCGGGCCTTCTTGCCGGGGGTCCTGGTGGACTTGCCGCCGTGCACGATGCGGTGGAGCAGCTCGGGCAGGTCCTTGAGGTAGCCGAaggcggcgacggaggcggcgtTGCGCGCGAGCGTGGCCGGGTGGCGGGCGTGGAGCCAGAGCGCGGCGGCGTAGAAGCCCTCGCGGTCGGACTTGCCGGACCCCCGCACGCCGCGGAGGTTAGCGACGAGGCGGAGCGCGGTGACCGGGTCGGCGGCCCAGGCGGCGGCGAGCAGCGAGGCGACGGAGGCGGCCGGCGTGCCGGGCACCACGTGGAAGAAGAAGTCGAGGCAGGGGTCCCCCGAGGACACGAACGTCGGCGAGGAGTTCTCCGTCAGCGCCTTCCCCGCCCCGACCGTCGCCTTGTTGAAGCTGGCGTCCAGCAGGTCC
Above is a window of Triticum aestivum cultivar Chinese Spring chromosome 6B, IWGSC CS RefSeq v2.1, whole genome shotgun sequence DNA encoding:
- the LOC123136559 gene encoding uncharacterized protein, with amino-acid sequence MAATAASALVGPPEAATAVGAAAPTGDAFVDLLDASFNKATVGAGKALTENSSPTFVSSGDPCLDFFFHVVPGTPAASVASLLAAAWAADPVTALRLVANLRGVRGSGKSDREGFYAAALWLHARHPATLARNAASVAAFGYLKDLPELLHRIVHGGKSTRTPGKKARLEAEGGGFVRRGGRGRGRGRWSGGSSGLKLRSEDHAPAPPDGASEERVAASLERDRELAAAAAVSRRAKRAEAAARALEMYSRDSTYRSLHDRTADLFAELLAEDMRKLSVGNVKDFSLAAKWCPSLDSSYDRSTLLCEAIARRLFPRGSSSELGDDLPDAHYAYRARERLRRAAIVPLRAALKLPEVFISARAWESVVYTRVASVAMKNYKDLFLKHDAERFNAYLADVKSGKKRIAAGALLPHQIIESLGEDGDDGGVADLQWQRMVDDMRALGKLNSCVAVCDVSGSMSGLPMDVCIALGILVSELTDDPWRGRVITFSEQPNIHMIKGDTLSEKTDFVRNMDWGMNTDFQAVFDKILEVAVDAGLPAEKMVRRVFVFSDMEFDQASANPWETDYEAIVRKFSEAGYGAAVPEIVFWNLRDSKAVPVMSGQKGVALVSGFSKNLLKLFLDGGGTFTPRVVMEKAIAGPEYDQLAVFD